In bacterium, the following are encoded in one genomic region:
- a CDS encoding ABC transporter permease, whose protein sequence is MLSSTPGSGTRSVVPPVAARGAGRSAWRLAGLRFWRNANARVGLILIVLFGIISVFAPKIAPYGLDDENLVGRLKPPSAEHWFGTDALGRDVYSRVLYGARISMTVGFVAVAGALSTGTLLGVTAGYLGGKTDSVIMRVMDVMLAFPSIILAIGIVAMRGPGLNNTILAVSIVNIPIYARVSRASTLSIKGFEYVMAAEAMGARSWRVLLRTVLPNAASPLVVQGTLGIATAVLDAAALGFLGLGAQPPAPEWGTMLADSYSYLLSAFWAALAPGIAIAALVLSFNLAGDGLHDALDPRLSTER, encoded by the coding sequence ATGCTTTCCTCGACCCCCGGATCCGGTACGCGTAGCGTCGTCCCCCCCGTCGCCGCGCGCGGCGCGGGACGGTCGGCGTGGCGGCTCGCCGGGCTCCGGTTCTGGCGTAACGCGAACGCCCGCGTCGGGCTGATCCTGATCGTGCTGTTCGGGATCATCTCGGTGTTTGCACCCAAGATCGCGCCCTACGGCTTGGACGACGAGAACCTCGTCGGCCGGCTCAAGCCCCCGAGCGCCGAGCACTGGTTCGGCACGGACGCGCTCGGGCGGGATGTGTACAGCCGGGTCCTCTACGGTGCACGGATCTCCATGACGGTGGGCTTCGTCGCGGTCGCGGGCGCGCTCAGCACCGGGACGCTGCTCGGCGTCACTGCCGGCTATCTGGGCGGCAAGACCGACAGCGTGATCATGCGCGTGATGGACGTGATGCTCGCGTTCCCGTCGATCATCTTGGCGATCGGCATCGTCGCGATGCGCGGCCCGGGCCTCAACAATACCATCTTGGCCGTCAGCATCGTGAATATTCCGATCTACGCCCGGGTCTCGCGGGCCTCTACCCTCTCGATCAAGGGCTTCGAGTACGTGATGGCGGCGGAGGCGATGGGCGCGCGGTCGTGGCGCGTCTTGTTGAGAACCGTGCTCCCCAACGCCGCGTCCCCGCTGGTCGTCCAGGGAACGCTCGGCATCGCAACCGCGGTCCTCGACGCGGCCGCGCTCGGCTTCCTCGGGCTGGGCGCCCAGCCGCCGGCCCCGGAGTGGGGCACGATGCTCGCGGACAGCTACAGCTACCTGCTCAGCGCGTTCTGGGCGGCGCTCGCACCCGGCATCGCGATCGCGGCCCTGGTCCTCAGTTTCAACCTGGCGGGCGACGGCCTGCACGACGCGCTCGACCCGCGCCTGTCCACGGAGCGCTAG
- a CDS encoding ABC transporter permease produces the protein MGRYIARRALTVLPVLLGVSVVAFLLIHLLPGDPAIAYLGEHATPESIARVQHEFGLDRPLPVQYGFYLWDAVRGNFGDSLDSHRPVIVEFLPRFPATIELTLGAILVALLVGIPIGILSAARPNSAVDRLGMTVALLGVSFPVFWLGLMLVYVFSVYFHALPTSGQLGVSISLASITRIDVLDGLLTGNWPAAWDAVRHMVLPSITLSTPSMAIIARMTRASMLDALHQDYIRTARAKGLAARAVVIGHGLRNALLPVVTVIGLSVGSLLTGAILTETIFSWPGVGRFMYDSILFRDYPVILAGVLLFSLVFVLVNLFVDVLYAFLDPRIRYA, from the coding sequence ATGGGCCGTTATATCGCGCGACGCGCCTTGACCGTGCTCCCTGTGTTGCTGGGAGTGTCGGTCGTGGCGTTTCTCCTGATCCACCTCCTCCCTGGCGACCCTGCGATCGCGTATCTCGGGGAACACGCCACTCCCGAATCCATCGCGCGTGTGCAGCATGAGTTCGGGTTGGACCGGCCGCTGCCGGTGCAGTACGGGTTCTACTTGTGGGACGCCGTGCGGGGCAACTTCGGGGACTCGCTCGACAGCCACCGGCCCGTGATCGTGGAGTTCCTACCCCGGTTCCCGGCGACGATCGAGTTGACGCTCGGCGCGATCCTGGTTGCGCTGCTCGTCGGCATCCCCATCGGGATCCTCTCCGCGGCGCGGCCAAACTCGGCCGTGGACCGTCTCGGCATGACCGTGGCGCTCCTCGGCGTGTCGTTTCCCGTGTTCTGGCTCGGCCTGATGCTGGTGTACGTCTTCAGCGTCTACTTCCACGCGCTGCCGACCTCTGGCCAACTCGGCGTCAGCATCTCGCTCGCCTCGATCACCCGGATCGACGTGCTCGACGGGCTCCTCACGGGCAACTGGCCGGCCGCGTGGGACGCCGTGCGGCACATGGTGCTGCCGAGCATCACGCTTTCGACACCCTCGATGGCGATCATCGCACGGATGACGCGGGCATCGATGCTCGACGCGTTGCATCAGGACTACATCAGGACGGCGCGCGCGAAGGGGCTCGCGGCGCGCGCGGTCGTGATCGGCCACGGCCTGCGCAACGCGCTCCTTCCCGTGGTCACGGTCATCGGGCTGTCGGTGGGGTCGCTCCTGACGGGCGCGATCCTGACCGAGACGATCTTCTCGTGGCCGGGCGTCGGCCGGTTCATGTACGATTCGATCCTGTTTCGAGACTACCCGGTGATTCTCGCGGGCGTCCTGCTATTTTCGCTGGTGTTCGTACTCGTCAATCTGTTCGTGGACGTCCTGTATGCTTTCCTCGACCCCCGGATCCGGTACGCGTAG